One window of the Emcibacter sp. genome contains the following:
- a CDS encoding universal stress protein → MTGDQVKFLVGYDGGELSERAAELAAGKLEARGGGILYLVYVVDWSEFEVMSVEELAVRHSQQMEQLETAEEEIIAPAKKRLARKGVEIKSFVQVGHAADVITSLAEEQNVEQIFLGHKGKGLLAKIGLGSVAYGVLQKAKVPVTVVP, encoded by the coding sequence ATGACAGGCGATCAGGTAAAATTTCTCGTGGGATACGACGGCGGCGAGCTCAGCGAAAGAGCTGCAGAACTGGCGGCCGGCAAACTTGAAGCCCGTGGCGGCGGTATACTTTATCTTGTCTATGTGGTGGACTGGTCCGAATTTGAGGTCATGAGTGTTGAGGAACTGGCTGTTCGTCATTCCCAGCAGATGGAGCAGCTTGAAACGGCTGAAGAGGAAATCATTGCCCCGGCCAAAAAACGCCTCGCGCGTAAAGGTGTGGAAATCAAAAGTTTCGTTCAGGTCGGCCATGCGGCGGATGTCATTACTTCTCTGGCCGAGGAACAGAATGTTGAGCAGATCTTCCTCGGCCACAAGGGCAAGGGCTTGCTGGCCAAGATCGGTCTTGGCAGTGTGGCGTATGGTGTGCTGCAGAAAGCCAAGGTTCCGGTGACGGTCGTTCCCTGA